The following coding sequences are from one Primulina eburnea isolate SZY01 chromosome 15, ASM2296580v1, whole genome shotgun sequence window:
- the LOC140814305 gene encoding brassinosteroid-responsive RING protein 1-like, with protein sequence MGFPVGYSDLCIPKTLVYLLTVLVFFRKLLCASLSLLDLRDLLEPQAPQYPSRLEPAAEPRSASAALIRELLPVVRFSDLSGMEPPESCAVCLYEFSGDDEIRRLRNCRHVFHRSCVDRWMDHDQKTCPLCRTQLIPEDMQEAFNERLWAASGVSDIYGENSAIATGL encoded by the coding sequence ATGGGATTCCCCGTTGGATACAGCGACCTATGCATCCCCAAAACGTTGGTTTACCTGCTCACAGTTCTTGTTTTCTTCCGTAAGCTCCTGTGCGCGTCTCTTTCTCTCCTCGATTTGAGAGATCTCCTGGAGCCTCAGGCGCCGCAGTACCCATCTCGGCTCGAGCCCGCGGCGGAGCCCAGGTCGGCGTCGGCGGCTCTCATCCGGGAGTTGCTTCCGGTGGTGAGGTTCTCGGATTTAAGTGGGATGGAGCCGCCGGAGAGCTGCGCTGTCTGCTTGTACGAGTTCTCCGGCGACGATGAGATCCGGAGGCTGAGGAACTGCAGGCACGTGTTCCATCGGAGCTGCGTAGACCGTTGGATGGACCACGATCAGAAAACGTGCCCCCTTTGCCGGACGCAGCTTATTCCCGAGGATATGCAGGAGGCTTTCAACGAGAGGCTGTGGGCGGCGTCGGGGGTTTCGGATATATACGGCGAGAATTCCGCCATTGCCACGGGTTTGTAA